In the Balaenoptera musculus isolate JJ_BM4_2016_0621 chromosome 2, mBalMus1.pri.v3, whole genome shotgun sequence genome, ACGCGCGCTTCCTGCTGCTCGCCGCGCTCATCGTGCTCTACCTGCTGGGCGGCGCCGCCGTCTTCTCGGCGCTGGAGCTGGCGCACGAACGCCAGGCCAAGCAGCGCTGGGAGGAGCGCCTGGCCAACTTCAGCCGCCGCCACAACCTGAGCCGCGACGAGCTGCGCGGCTTCCTTCGCCACTACGAGGAGGCCACCGAGGCCGGCATCCGCGTGGACAATGTTCGCCAGCGCTGGGACTTCACCGGCGCCTTCTACTTCGTGGGCACCGTCGTGTCCACCATAGGTAAGTGGGCCCTGCGGGAGGGCGGAGGGGCGGCCAGCCTCGCAGGCGTTTTTCTGGCCCGGCGCTTCGAAGGGCGGGACCGCGCTTCCCAGCCCTGCATTCATCCACCTCCGCTCTCGCCCAGGTGGCACCGATGTGAGCTGTTGCCTGATCCCCAGGTGGTATTGCCTCCCTGCTTCTTTAAGTGAGGTCCACGGACCAGCTGCgtcagcatcacttgggagcttgttaCAAATGCAGTCTCAGCCCCTCCCCAGACCACTTGAGTCCGAATCTGCGTGTTAAAATCTCCAGGGAATTTGAGTGATCCTTGAATTGGAGACGTACTGCTCTGGAAGTGTTCCTAGTTAAGGAGACTGACCTTGAATTCATGGAACATTAGGGAGGAAGCTTACAGATCGGGACAGGAACCTATAAACATTAATTGAGTTAGTACCATGCATGAGGCACCGGTCTTAGGgggagaaacaaattttaaaaagactgtccATGACTTAAaacttaataaagagaaaaatagatcgAAAACGAGATTGGAAGTAAGGAGGCCGAAGTGCTAATGAGGATGGAAACTGTTTTCTGCCAGGAGGaagcaggtgggggtggggagaagggacctATGGGCTGAACCACATAGTGTTGGCCTGATTGGGGTCTGGAAACTAAAAGTGCTTTACACTCCGGAGGAGGAGAGAATTGCATTCAGGGTCCAGTGAGCTCCCTGATCTGTAGGGAACTGACAGACTCAGGAGCTAGAGCTTATCTAGAGGCAATTGGAAGCTATTGAGAGTTTTTGAGCAAGAGTGTCTCATGGCTTTATTACCAGCAGAAGGAAAAAGTTTGGGAGTCTTTGCACCACGCTCCTAAGGATTGTTCACACTTAAAGCATACTTGAGTGATAAGGGGGTTGGGAAAGATGCTGTAGAAATTCTGAAGAAAGCAGAGAGCTGGAGCGGAGGAGGGGGCTTTGGAAGGCTGCGCAGAAAGGGAGCGGCTCCCGGCTGGCTGCCGGAGCACCGGAGCTGCCTCAGGGCCGGCAGGGGGCCGTGCAGGGGCTCGGCTGCTGTAGCCTCTGTGCTGCCGGGAGAGCTCGTCAGTGAGGCGGTGCGAAGGCGAACTTCTTTGAAGCTCCCACGCAAGGTTGTCTTTGGTAGACGTTCTTCCAGGAGAAGGAGCGCAAGGTACAACAGGGATCAGCCTCAGGCCTGATTAGTCAAGAAGCCCAGGGTTAGTCCAGAAGCCCAGGGCTTCAGCTGGTGAGTAGGAGGCAAGGTGGAGAGGACTGGCATGATTCCCGATACACAGGCTGCGTCTGAAGTGCTTTGTGCTGAACTGCCCAGCTCACTACCGCAACCCTCTCTCATTTCAGGCGGCCCTGCCCATCCGTGGGCCATTATGACACCACGGTAACTGGGTATCTGCTAAGAAAGACTTTCATAGCATTCTCCACGATGACCAGAACACGGGCCCTGACGGGGATGGAGACAGAGTAATACCCTCCACGGTTCTCTCCCCCAGCCCATGTTCTCCACTGGACTCTCTTAGCAGAATTGCCTAAGTCCTCCCATTTCTCAAAAGACAGTTCCAGAACTTCTATGTAGGGAGGACTTTGGGTGAACAAACTGATTGGGAAGGGTTGCTGTGGAACTTTCCTTGAATCTGCTATGTCAGTGTAGCTGGTACAGGGTTTTGATTTAGATTATTCATTTGGGGGTGGTTTTGGTGGGAGATTGGGGAGCTaggtcctccccacccccttcacaGGCCCCCCGTTTGTACTTCCCATGGCCATGGATGTAGGAAGGAGCAGAGTGTGTGTAAAGACTGGTGAACACCAATGCCAGAGGAACCGCGGTTGTCGTGGATGGGTGGGCATGTTAGCACACAGTCATTGGGGGCACAAATAGAATAATGAAGCCTGATGGAATAGAAGGAAACCTGCACCGAGAGTCTGGAGTTGGAGCTACTGACCCTGCCTGTAAGTTGGGCCGGTTCCTTAACATTCTGAGCCCTATCCTTCTCTTCTGAGATACCTACAAGTGCCCACCTTGGTATCTGGCACATTGTAGCTGTTGAGTAAATATTAGTCCTGTCTCCTTCCCACACCCTGCCCCTAGGCCCTGCCCCTCTCGCAGGGTTCTTGCTAGGGATAATGAGTTCATATAAGTGAATGTTCTTTAAACAGAACAAAGCACTATGTaagtatgggtttatttttactttctcatttctcaCATGTCCTTAAATTGTTTCATTAATCGCTGATGTAATAACAGCACTTGCAACCCTTTATTGGGGTACATAATTAGGCACATACTGTGATTATTATGTGAATATGTGATGCAGCTAATTGCATAGATTAACCACAATTTCAATCAACACAATTCATATATGTGATATGTGATTCATATGTGTGAAGTGtgattatccctgttttatagatgaggaaactgaagcttcatgttctttgtaaaatgaagaaaaaaaaaaaaccatctgtAATGACATCACCTAAAGTTGACCATGGTTGacattttggtcattttttttaaattgaagtatagttgatttacaatgttgtgttagtttcaggcatacagcaaagtgattcagttatacatacatatatatctatttttttcagattcttcccccttataggttattacaaaatattgagtatagttccctgtgctatacaataggtccttgttggttggtgcatttctttctattcttttttccctatggacacacatatgtacatatgtatttttctaaatttggatCATATTCTATAAACCCTTTACATCTTGTATTTTAATCGTAGTATTACATGATggttttttcttctaaaaattagtTCCACTATGCTTTATTCTGCAAAGATGTTGAGGTAACAGATAACAAGAAAGCATACAGTAGAATaatcataaaatgtaaataaaatctcagaactaggaaaaaaagaagaacagaaatatgGAAAGCAATTGGATCTAGGAAATTTGTAGAGAGGAGCTTTGTCTTAGCTGAAGTTCCCTCAGAAGCAGCTTCTGAGCCAAGAATTTGAGTGCAAGCAGTTTATTGGCAGATTCAAGGGATACagggaggtgaaggaggaagTGATACAAGAAAGGGAAGTCAGTCAATATAGGGTATGGTATTAGGCAGAAAGCATAGTGGGCAACTGATCCTTAATCTCAAGTGGAAGCTTGAGAACAGTGCAAAGCTCATGAACCAGACTTACCCcaggcaagggagctggggtatttatacaccCACACTAGTCAGAAATTGGTTAAAAGCTgcttggagggtgggggaagcacaaaaatataatttccagGTACTTCTGTCCTGATTTTTCATGGACGGCCCAAGAGTAGCCTTCTGATAAGATATAGGCACTGGCCATTTGAAGTCAGGCCAGTGTGTCCAGAAATGGTAAAGGAGATCCCAGGGGGTGAGGACTGAGTATCACCAGTGACTATTCAAGCTTCAGATTTGGCTGCAGGCTCCATGGCGGAGTCATGACCCACactggaagtctttttttttgcctgtgttgagtcttcgttgctgcacgcgggctttctctagttgcgacgagcgggggctacccttcgttgtggtgcgcaggcttctcattactgtggcttctcttgtggcggagcacgggctctaggcatgcgggcttcagtagttgcagcacatgggctcagtagttgcggcacacgggccctagagcacgggcttcagtagctgtgacgtgcgggctcagtagttggcgGCACGTGGACTctagggcgtgcgggcttcagtagttgtggcacgcgggctctaggaAATGcgggcttgagtagttgtggtgcgcaggctcagtagttgtggcgcgcgggctctagagcgcaggctcagtagttgtggcacatgggcttagttgctccgtggcatgtgggatcttcccggaccagggcttgaacccgtgtcccctgcattggcaggcggattcttaaccactgcaccaccagggacgtccccacACTGGAATTCTTAGTAGACAAAAGGAAGCGTACACCTTTTCCCAATATGCAATCCTCAAAAATATTTCCCTCTTGGGATTTTATATGGGAAACATTGCATAGGACAGTGGGTGATGCTCACAAACAACAATTTCCTGGAAAATGCAACTGAGGAGTTCATGCAACTGTTGTTTAATTTAGAAGTCAGAGCAGAGTAAAAAACATTGTGGCCAGTTTCTCACAAGTTTAAACATAGAACTAcatgtgacccagaaattccactcctagggaatatatatccaaaagaattgaaagcagaggcTCAAACAGATATAGGAACACCTCACAGATGCTGCGAAtccggttccagaccaccgcaataaagcgaatatcacaataaagcgagtcacatgaattttttttggtttcccagtgcatatgaaaattatgttttcactgtactgtagtctgttaagtgtgcaatagcattatgtctaaaaaatgtatataccttaatttaaaaatactttattgctaaaaaacgctaaccaccatctgagccttcagtgagtcgtaatctttttgcaacagtaacatcaaagatcactgatcacagcccaccgtaacaaatataacaataatgaaaaagtttgaaatattgcaagaattaccaaaatgtaacacagagacacaaagtgagcaaatgctgttggaaaaatggcatcaATAGACTTGCTTgtcacagggttgccacaaaccttcagtttgtaaaaaacacaatagccgtgaagcacaataaagcaaagcacaataaaaagaggtatgcctgtatttgtacaccagtgttcattgcagcattattcacaggagccaaaaggtggaaacaacccaagtgtctgtcagcagatgaatggataaacaaaatgtgcatgcatacaatggaatgtaTGGACAACGCAGATGGACCTTGAAAATATtgtacttagtgaaataagccagacacaggaggACAAATACAATTCGACTTAGATGAGGTTTTTAGGATAGGCAGATTTCATAGGGATGGAAAGTATAATAGAGGGTACCAGGGactgagggaagaagggaaggctTATTTAATGGCATTTTTGTTGGGGATGATAAAAAAGTTTTGGatatagatagtggtgatggttatacaacagtgtgaatgtatttaatgccattGAATAGTACACTGATGAATGGTTAACATGacaaatattatgtatattttaccacagcaTAGAAAGAGCAGAATATTAAAACACAACTCAGGGAGTTGATTCTGAAAGAGGCTGGTGATCAGACTTGAAACAAGAATGAATTTGAAGTACTCAGAGAAGTAGATTGACATTATACTCTGTGAGTGATCTTCtgtaaatatctttttctctcaaaTAGGCATTTGTTaggcttttgtttttgtgtttgccTGTGTATTTATAACTCAGCTTCTGTTCACAAAGGATATGAGATCATTTGCATATTGATATGGTCAGGGTAGCCTCAAGCCTTGGGCTATCCCATCATCTCAGTAGCTTAACACAACAAGAGTTTACTTCTTACTCACCCAAAGCCCATTGCGGGGGAGGTGCTTTACCAGGACAGTTGTCTCCTGGGTTAGCCCAGTGTTCCAGGATTCTTTTATCTTGTGGCTGCTGTTTATCAGCTCATGCCTCCAGCACTGCCCAGGAAGGGACAGAAAGGGTTGAAGCGTGGAGCACCTGCAATTAAACGGCCACTACCTGGAGGTGACAACAAGTCACATCCACATGCGTTTCATTGGCCAAATCAAGTCCCATGGCTACACCCAACTTCAAGGATGTAAAGAACCACACTCCTCCCGTGAGTCCAGAAGTGGATAAGACTTGATCTTGGTGAACAACGCGGATGCCTGCGGCATGTATATGTACAGTGCGCTAGAAATGGATACTAACGGATTTAAGACATTGGGGAGATGAGAAAACATGAGTAGGATAGGACAGTTAAGCCACAAATTGTTAATACACACAGAGATATATGTCAAAAGGACCCACGTAATTGCCAGATTTGGCTGTGAGTTTTCCAGTTGTTGAAAGAAAGAGGCAAGGGCAACCATTAAATGGTTCCTTTTATCCAGGCTGGCTGCTTGGAAGACACCCAGCTTTTTTAGATGTGAATAAAAATTTCTCCTATAGATTGTCATGAAAGGGACAAGATAATGTGATGAGTAGTCTTCTCCACTGCATCTCAGCTGTGAAAGAGAACCCTATGCTCTTGCACGGCATAGCATCCCTCAGTACAAGGTGCAGTTCCGTAAAGGCCCCTCTGCCTAAGTCCAAGGTCATGCAGGGCGGTGTCCAGCTTCCAATTGTATGGTCCATACAATTGTGGGACACTTGGCCATTTGCCATATTTGTATCTTACTTTCCATCCATTGTCGTTTCCTgtttaatgtttatttagatatagaaacatttttaatttatgtgccatttcatattttagtttttccttctgatttcttcCATTGTTTTTGTGTAGAAAATCTTTTCCTGTTTGTAAGAAtgcttattgttttttttttaattgaggtgacattggttta is a window encoding:
- the LOC118890911 gene encoding potassium channel subfamily K member 13-like, whose amino-acid sequence is MAGRGCGCSCGPGHLNEDNARFLLLAALIVLYLLGGAAVFSALELAHERQAKQRWEERLANFSRRHNLSRDELRGFLRHYEEATEAGIRVDNVRQRWDFTGAFYFVGTVVSTIA